A portion of the Cryptomeria japonica chromosome 5, Sugi_1.0, whole genome shotgun sequence genome contains these proteins:
- the LOC131033695 gene encoding disease resistance protein RUN1, with protein sequence MSCCWPKRKPGGSHDTGKKLSADSPVEADPKPSTDSPVVDLQQKLEEVLRSFRDLVDTTNQTDAFIHAIEEHLKGATAQKNASDTSTASSSNTDKLSNWDSFIQSGSKFLKFVSDHEEKSDINVKGDFFQSGGGTKIVGDVLQEIGHLHWAVAALSVLGYLVSKCHQVSQNRAEYVDLLKDMCNLVHHIKSFLKSSINASVVSEIHSKISYLHQDLQTTALTEIVANQSVALPLPDPRFPKDTVGINEQLEAVSKLLIMEEIEDCSSRAVVIWGFGGIGKTTLAQAVVSTVDRKRYKYARILLDEDSKNNNYEEMQENILKDAFPTYRGGREIKLRDDSDGRDKLTEAFQSAANEPVFLFIDNVLLAQDLSKILPEDLEGLPKRSRILITARNKGVTDVLVERGLERKDYPVKTLADNHAAEILCKDPEIRDRMKDDLDKIVKVCLGIPLVLKIVGAHLRKQEYKAERCTLILEAFKKGEKIKEDELSNHLFHFVYDKLEESTQEAFLDICCFFHNSRAASTAEHIVGADRLMFLQEAAFLDIDTKDDALSVHDIIRSIGRSLSNSSRIFDLNSWREAEKDEAKLKGIKGLVLPANDCKLEKRHLNLMKNTLRILEWKGRIDVDESEAVALPELTYMYVLGDISWVNVETLDKLAVLKLEKLPTKLTGPLKLPKRLKKITVTKQPDEMGNLLKTVLSSSLHMLILLFSEASNSSSQSEDYGENADNSEVESNSKMVFNSFLQGLNELHILKVDNCESLYELPEQVCRLQKLTELILVDCTNMKSIPDLIRQMTTLTLKELPSTFGQLTVLTVLDLSYCKGLQELPFSFGQLQALTDLNLFDCERLKELPSTFGQLTALTELNLSNCERLKELPSTFGQLTALTWLDLSHCKGLRELPFSFGQLKALTELNLSYCERLKELPSTFGQLKALKQLDLFNCKDLENLASTFGQLIALTELDLSKCKILQELPSTFCQLIALTELNLSNCKILKELPFTFGQLTALTQLNLSHCERLKELPFTFGQLKNLQSLYINFCKRLEKLPSTFGQLGALQNLHMMSCKRLEELLASFEKLRSLKYIDLKSCDNLESDICLINGDITIVRKSEHLCVDCQEGKRLKIVKSYWDSLIFSEEEILSEE encoded by the exons ATGAGTTGTTGCTGGCCGAAAAGAAAGCCTGGTGGTTCCCATGACACTGGGAAAAAGCTATCAGCAGATTCTCCTGTTGAAGCTGATCCAAAGCCATCAACAGATTCTCCTGTTGTTGATCTACAGCAAAAGTTGGAAGAGGTTTTGAGAAGCTTCCGAGACCTAGTGGACACTACAAACCAGACGGATGCCTTCATTCATGCCATTGAAGAACACCTCAAAGGAGCGACCGCTCAAAAG AATGCCTCGGATACTTCAACCGCAAGTTCTTCTAATACAGACAAGTTGTCAAACTGGGATTCCTTTATTCAGAGCGGGTCCAAATTTCTAAAATTTGTCAGCGATCATGAAGAAAAATCTGACATTAATGTTAAG GGTGACTTTTTTCAGTCGGGAGGAGGAACAAAAATTGTAGGAGATGTGCTTCAGGAAATTGGGCACCTGCATTGGGCAGTTGCAGCGCTTTCTGTCCTGGGATATCTagtatcaaaatgtcatcaagtgTCCCAGAACCGCGCTGAATATGTAGACCTCTTGAAAGACATGTGTAATCTTGTACATCATATCAAGAG CTtcttaaaatcatcaataaacGCCAGCGTTGTGAGCGAGATTCACTCCAAAATAAGTTACCTTCATCAGGATCTGCAGACGACTGCTTTAACAGAAATTGTGGCGAATCAGTCAGTTGCTCTTCCTCTACCAGATCCACGCTTTCCAAAGGACACAG ttggaatcaatgaacaattAGAAGCAGTATCTAAGTTGCTCATCATGGAAGAAATTGAAGATTGCTCATCTAGGGCCGTTGTTATTTGGGGGTTTGGTGGCATTGGAAAAACAACTCTTGCACAAGCTGTTGTCTCCACAGTAGATAGAAAGCGTTACAAGTACGCCAGAATTTTATTGGACGAGGATTCCAAAAATAATAACTATGAAGAAATGCAAGAGAATATTTTGAAAGATGCCTTTCCAACCTATAGGGGTGGACGGGAAATTAAACTCAGAGATGATTCAGATGGTAGGGACAAGTTAACAGAGGCATTTCAAAGTGCAGCAAATGAGCCTGTGTTTCTGTTTATCGATAATGTTCTGCTTGCACAAGATTTGAGCAAAATTCTGCCCGAAGATTTGGAAGGCCTTCCCAAGCGTAGCAGAATACTTATTACAGCTAGAAACAAGGGCGTCACAGATGTCCTTGTGGAACGTGGCCTTGAGCGCAAGGACTATCCTGTCAAAACTCTTGCTGACAATCATGCAGCGGAAATTTTGTGCAAGGACCCTGAAATTCGTGATCGTATGAAGGATGATCTAGACAAGATTGTCAAAGTCTGCCTAGGGATTCCGTTGGTTCTGAAAATTGTTGGTGCTCATCTGCGCAAGCAGGAATACAAAGCAGAGCGTTGTACACTGATACTAGAAGCTTTCAAGAAAGGAGAGAAGATCAAAGAAGATGAGCTCAGCAACCATTTGTTTCATTTTGTGTACGACAAGTTGGAGGAGTCCACACAAGAAGCATTTTTAGATATCTGCTGCTTCTTTCATAACAGTCGGGCTGCTTCTACTGCAGAGCATATTGTGGGGGCTGATCGACTCATGTTTCTTCAAGAGGCAGCATTTTTAGATATCGACACGAAGGACGATGCGTTATCAGTTCATGATATTATCCGATCAATAGGGCGGAGTTTGTCAAATTCCAGCAGAATTTTTGATCTTAACTCTTGGCGTGAAGCTGAAAAAGATGAG GCCAAACTCAAAGGAATCAAAGGACTTGTGCTCCCAGCTAATGATTGCAAACTAGAGAAAAGGCATCTTAATTTGATGAAGAACACATTAAGAATTCTGGAATGGAAAGGCAGAATAGATGTTGACGAGTCAGAGGCAGTGGCATTACCAGAGTTAACATATATGTATGTACTTGGTGATATTTCCTGGGTGAATGTAGAAACACTTGATAAATTGGCTGTGTTGAAGTTGGAGAAGCTTCCCACTAAGCTCACAGGTCCTCTCAAG TTACCAAAACGTTTAAAGAAAATAACAGTCACGAAACAGCCAGATGAAATGGGGAACTTATTAAAGACAGTGCTAAGTTCCTCCTTGCACATGTTAATTCTATTATTTTCAGAAGCAAGCAACTCCTCTAGCCAAAGTGAAGATTACGGTGAAAATGCAGATAACAGTGAAGTGGAAAGTAACAGCAAAATGGTATTTAATAGCTTCCTTCAAGGGTTAAACGAGTTGCACATCCTGAAAGTGGACAATTGCGAGTCTTTGTACGAGCTTCCTGAGCAAGTGTGTCGATTACAGAAGCTGACAGAACTCATATTGGTCGATTGTACTAACATGAAGAGTATTCCAGATTTGATTCGGCAAATGACAACTCTAAC ATTGAAAGAATTGCCCTCTACCTTTGGTCAACTTACAGTCCTAACAGTGTTAGACTTGTCTTATTGTAAAGGATTGCAAGAATTGCCTTTTAGCTTTGGCCAACTTCAAGCTCTAACAGATTTGAACTTATTCGATTGTGAAAGATTGAAAGAGTTGCCTTCTACCTTTGGTCAACTTACAGCCCTAACAGAATTGAACTTGTCTAATTGTGAAAGATTGAAAGAATTGCCCTCTACCTTTGGTCAACTTACAGCCCTTACATGGTTAGACTTGTCTCATTGTAAAGGATTACGAGAATTGCCTTTTAGCTTTGGCCAACTTAAAGCTCTAACAGAGTTGAACTTGTCCTATTGTGAAAGATTGAAAGAGTTGCCTTCCACCTTTGGCCAACTTAAAGCTCTAAAACAGTTGGACTTGTTTAATTGTAAAGATTTAGAAAATTTAGCTTCTACCTTTGGCCAACTTATAGCTCTAACAGAGTTGGACTTATCCAAGTGTAAAATATTGCAAGAGTTGCCTTCTACTTTTTGCCAACTTATAGCTCTAACAGAATTGAACTTGTCCAATTGTAAGATATTGAAAGAATTACCTTTTACTTTTGGTCAACTTACAGCTCTAACACAGTTGAACTTATCCCATTGCGAAAGATTAAAAGAATTACCTTTCACCTTTGGACAGCTTAAAAATTTACAGAGCTTATATATAAATTTTTGCAAAAGACTTGAGAAATTACCTTCCACCTTTGGTCAACTTGGAGCTCTGCAGAATCTACATATGATGTCTTGTAAAAGGCTCGAGGAATTACTTGCTAGTTTTGAAAAACTCAGATCTCTTAAATATATAGATCTAAAATCTTGCGATAATTTAGAGTCAGACATTTGTCTGATTAATGGAGACATAACAATTGTAAGGAAAAGTGAGCATCTTTGTGTTGACTGTCAGGAGGGCAAAAGATTAAAAATTGTCAAAAGCTACTGGGATAGTCTAATATTCTCGGAAGAGGAGATACTCTCGGAAGAGTAG